The Lacrimispora xylanolytica genome has a segment encoding these proteins:
- a CDS encoding AraC family transcriptional regulator — translation MNEKYKLLREQLPHGNAMFPLMVHEIKSDCSFKERVSCHWHDEVEILIVTKGLGEFHIDNRSYPLRKDSIVIIPSNHLHSITSEIGMPFNFFAVVFHQTFLNSFVNDVIQQKYFNSVTREETVFPEFISPELEWEQKILSLLLEIQEIFNKKETAFELDIKTKLYAIWHLLYVHSEEKGTPSPKHADYKMELTKSIIKYIKEHYDSCISLEELSKKFNMSEGHLCRFFKSMTKMSIVEYINYYRISVSAELLRETGRDIGEIARMTGFNNISYYNKIFRKYMHMTPSKFRKCGA, via the coding sequence ATGAATGAAAAATATAAGCTGCTAAGAGAGCAGCTTCCTCATGGAAACGCCATGTTTCCACTTATGGTTCATGAGATTAAGTCAGACTGTAGTTTTAAAGAACGAGTAAGCTGCCACTGGCATGATGAAGTTGAGATTCTTATCGTAACAAAAGGACTGGGTGAATTTCATATAGATAACCGCAGTTATCCTTTAAGGAAAGACAGTATAGTCATCATTCCGTCCAATCATCTCCATTCCATAACCAGTGAAATTGGTATGCCCTTTAATTTTTTCGCTGTAGTATTCCATCAAACTTTTTTAAACAGCTTTGTCAATGATGTTATCCAGCAAAAATACTTCAACAGTGTCACACGGGAAGAGACCGTGTTTCCAGAATTTATTTCACCAGAATTAGAATGGGAGCAAAAAATCCTTTCCTTGCTTTTAGAAATACAGGAGATATTTAACAAAAAGGAAACCGCATTTGAGCTTGATATAAAGACTAAGCTGTATGCCATCTGGCATCTGCTTTATGTTCATTCTGAAGAAAAAGGTACCCCCTCCCCTAAACATGCAGACTATAAAATGGAATTAACCAAATCAATCATTAAGTATATAAAAGAACATTATGACAGCTGTATTTCCTTAGAAGAGCTGTCCAAAAAATTTAATATGAGCGAAGGTCATCTCTGTCGTTTTTTTAAATCCATGACAAAAATGTCCATTGTAGAATATATCAATTACTACCGTATCAGCGTCAGTGCAGAACTTCTAAGAGAAACAGGCCGTGACATCGGCGAAATTGCCAGAATGACAGGCTTTAATAACATTAGCTACTACAATAAAATATTTAGAAAATATATGCACATGACCCCTTCCAAGTTTCGCAAATGTGGAGCTTAA
- a CDS encoding BMP family lipoprotein → MKKRALALAMAVLMTASLSACGSSNSGTSTTAASAETTTAAAESKGDTSKKTDSSTGYEIALVTDLGTIDDKSFNQGAWEGMKKYAEEKGISYKYYQPQEGTTDSYLETIGLAVEGGAKLVVCPGFLFEEPVFMAQDQYKDVSFILLDGEPHNADYSEKRIEKNVMPILFQEDEPGFLAGYAAVKDGNTKLGFLGGMAVPAVVRFGYGFAEGADYAAKELGIDNIEIMYNYTGAFAATPEAQSMAASWFQNGTQVIFGCGGAVGNSVMAAAEEKGGKMIGVDVDQSFESPSVITSAMKQLSVSVYDGVKAYYDNQFPGGKTSIFTAKNDGIGLPMETSKFTKFTKEDYDKIYGVLKEGKVTLVQPSQDNNNPNVDLKLEKTKINFVE, encoded by the coding sequence ATGAAAAAGAGAGCATTAGCATTGGCTATGGCAGTTTTAATGACTGCTTCCTTAAGCGCATGTGGTTCTTCCAATTCCGGCACATCTACAACTGCTGCGTCTGCGGAAACAACGACTGCTGCTGCAGAATCCAAGGGGGATACTTCCAAAAAGACTGACTCTTCCACCGGATACGAGATCGCGCTGGTTACAGACTTAGGAACCATCGACGACAAATCATTTAACCAGGGTGCCTGGGAAGGAATGAAGAAATACGCGGAGGAAAAAGGGATCTCCTACAAGTACTATCAGCCACAGGAAGGAACCACTGATTCCTATCTTGAGACCATTGGTCTTGCAGTGGAAGGCGGAGCTAAGTTAGTTGTCTGCCCTGGTTTCTTATTTGAAGAGCCTGTTTTCATGGCTCAGGATCAGTACAAAGATGTTAGCTTTATCCTTCTCGACGGAGAGCCACACAATGCTGACTATTCTGAAAAGAGAATTGAGAAAAATGTTATGCCTATCCTTTTCCAGGAGGACGAGCCTGGTTTCTTAGCCGGCTACGCTGCTGTTAAAGACGGCAATACAAAGCTTGGCTTCTTAGGCGGAATGGCTGTTCCTGCAGTTGTTCGTTTCGGATACGGTTTTGCAGAGGGCGCTGACTACGCTGCAAAAGAATTAGGCATTGATAACATTGAAATTATGTACAACTACACTGGTGCATTTGCTGCTACACCAGAAGCACAGTCCATGGCTGCTTCCTGGTTCCAGAACGGAACTCAGGTTATCTTCGGCTGCGGTGGTGCGGTTGGTAACTCCGTAATGGCTGCTGCAGAAGAAAAAGGCGGTAAGATGATCGGTGTTGACGTTGACCAGAGCTTCGAGTCACCATCTGTTATTACCTCTGCTATGAAACAGCTTTCCGTTTCTGTATATGATGGCGTAAAGGCTTACTATGACAATCAGTTCCCAGGCGGTAAGACAAGCATCTTTACCGCAAAGAACGACGGTATCGGCCTTCCAATGGAAACTTCTAAATTTACAAAGTTTACAAAAGAAGACTACGATAAGATCTACGGCGTATTAAAAGAAGGTAAAGTAACACTCGTTCAGCCTTCTCAGGATAACAACAATCCTAACGTTGACTTAAAGCTTGAAAAAACAAAAATCAATTTTGTAGAATAA
- a CDS encoding phage holin family protein yields MDKKIFVEKGTMGAIGAWVMDQFDLLIPTVFLLTLLMIIDYLSGMLASKKEALDHPNNRQYGWNSKKSLLGIYKKASYIFIIFVAICTDYIIYKFTSELGIKFEHKTIFGLLVSIWLIMNELISILENAGRMGANLPDFLKKVLTEMQGTIEKKGKKL; encoded by the coding sequence ATGGATAAAAAAATATTTGTAGAAAAGGGCACGATGGGGGCAATAGGTGCGTGGGTCATGGATCAATTTGATTTGTTAATACCAACTGTATTTTTATTAACCTTGTTGATGATCATTGATTATCTTTCCGGTATGCTGGCATCAAAAAAGGAGGCTCTTGATCATCCCAATAACAGGCAATATGGTTGGAACAGTAAAAAAAGCCTGTTAGGCATTTATAAAAAGGCAAGCTACATATTCATCATATTTGTGGCAATCTGCACCGATTACATTATTTATAAATTTACATCAGAATTAGGCATTAAATTTGAACATAAAACAATATTTGGTCTGCTGGTATCTATATGGCTGATCATGAATGAGCTCATTTCTATTTTAGAAAATGCAGGGCGGATGGGGGCCAATCTTCCGGACTTTTTAAAAAAGGTATTGACCGAAATGCAAGG
- a CDS encoding TIM-barrel domain-containing protein, which yields MNYSNVNNSLVIRHQTEQLCIEPWGKDSLRVRATRYMNFTGRNWALSEEVSTKQSSVEITINGNESATIQNGRIRAKVNAAGVLSFFRDDKLFLREYYRNYFGTECGESCCLKIVGRDYKPIIGGDYALTVRFESNDGEKLFGMGQYQQAYLDLKGCILELAQRNSQVSIPFAISSLGYGFLWNNPAIGKASFGKNYTEWRAEAAKEMDYWITVGDTPAQIVEHYTAVTGHAPALPQGLLGLWQCKLRYRTQEEVLTVARKYQELGIPLDVIVIDFFHWTRQGDWKFDSEYWPDPKAMCDELHSMGIKVVVSVWPTVDRKSENFNEMFERGLLICTERGSIQTYDFQGDCLTIDVTNPEAREYIWEKCQKNYCDYGIDMFWLDNAEPDYAVYDFDNYRYALGCALEVNNIYPQMYAKAFCDGLTKLGREKEMLHLVRSAWAGSQKYSTLVWSGDVPSTFESLRDQLYGGLNIGLAGIPWWTTDIGGFMTDDVDDPAFKELLVRWFEFAVYCPILRMHGDRGPHNIPPLSNKEYGGGSLFTGQPNELWSYGEMAFTIMKKQLDIRLSLKPYIEKLMIEASENGAPLMRTMFYEFPEDERCWELMDQYMFGGEYLVAPILYPGKFERNVYLPAGTWKNLIDHKEYSGGQTMNCQAPLEAIPVFQRMN from the coding sequence ATGAATTATTCGAATGTTAACAATTCTCTGGTAATCCGTCATCAAACGGAACAACTTTGCATTGAGCCCTGGGGGAAGGATTCTCTTCGTGTGAGAGCAACCCGGTACATGAACTTTACCGGACGCAATTGGGCTCTTAGTGAAGAGGTATCAACAAAACAGAGTTCCGTTGAAATTACAATCAATGGGAATGAATCTGCGACGATTCAAAATGGCAGGATTCGTGCAAAAGTAAATGCAGCCGGAGTCCTTTCGTTTTTTCGGGATGATAAGCTTTTTCTTCGGGAATATTATCGGAATTATTTTGGGACGGAGTGCGGGGAAAGCTGTTGCTTAAAGATTGTAGGGAGAGATTACAAGCCAATTATAGGGGGAGATTATGCACTCACTGTCCGTTTTGAAAGTAACGACGGTGAAAAGCTTTTTGGCATGGGGCAATATCAGCAGGCCTACTTAGATTTAAAGGGCTGTATTTTAGAGCTTGCACAGCGTAATTCCCAAGTATCAATTCCGTTTGCAATCTCAAGCCTTGGGTATGGATTTCTTTGGAATAACCCGGCAATTGGTAAGGCTTCCTTTGGAAAAAATTATACCGAGTGGCGTGCAGAGGCTGCGAAAGAGATGGATTATTGGATTACGGTGGGAGATACTCCCGCTCAGATCGTAGAACATTACACGGCTGTAACAGGCCATGCGCCAGCCTTGCCTCAGGGTCTGTTAGGACTTTGGCAGTGCAAATTACGATATCGGACCCAAGAGGAAGTTTTGACCGTGGCGAGAAAGTATCAAGAACTTGGGATTCCCCTTGATGTGATTGTGATCGACTTTTTCCATTGGACCAGGCAGGGAGACTGGAAATTTGATTCGGAATACTGGCCGGATCCTAAGGCCATGTGTGATGAGCTTCATTCCATGGGGATTAAAGTAGTAGTATCCGTATGGCCGACTGTGGATCGAAAAAGTGAAAATTTCAATGAAATGTTTGAACGAGGGCTTCTTATCTGTACGGAACGAGGCAGTATTCAGACCTATGATTTTCAGGGAGACTGCCTGACCATAGATGTTACGAACCCGGAAGCAAGAGAATATATATGGGAGAAATGCCAAAAGAATTATTGTGACTATGGGATTGATATGTTTTGGCTGGACAATGCAGAACCTGATTATGCAGTGTATGATTTTGATAATTACCGGTATGCTTTGGGGTGTGCTCTAGAGGTGAACAATATCTACCCCCAGATGTATGCGAAGGCATTTTGTGACGGATTAACCAAACTGGGACGGGAAAAGGAGATGCTTCACCTGGTACGCAGCGCCTGGGCAGGAAGTCAAAAATACTCCACTCTGGTTTGGTCCGGCGATGTACCCAGTACCTTCGAGTCACTCCGTGATCAATTATACGGTGGCTTAAATATCGGTCTGGCGGGTATTCCCTGGTGGACTACGGACATCGGTGGTTTTATGACAGACGATGTAGATGACCCGGCCTTTAAAGAACTGCTGGTGCGCTGGTTTGAATTTGCAGTCTATTGCCCGATTCTAAGAATGCACGGTGACCGTGGCCCTCATAACATTCCGCCTCTTTCCAATAAAGAATACGGCGGGGGAAGCCTGTTTACTGGCCAGCCTAATGAACTGTGGAGCTATGGGGAGATGGCATTTACCATTATGAAAAAGCAATTAGACATAAGACTGTCCTTAAAGCCATACATAGAGAAGCTTATGATAGAAGCGAGTGAGAATGGTGCCCCGCTCATGCGTACCATGTTCTATGAATTTCCCGAGGATGAAAGATGTTGGGAATTAATGGATCAGTATATGTTTGGCGGGGAGTATCTGGTCGCTCCAATTTTATACCCGGGTAAATTCGAGAGAAATGTCTATCTGCCAGCCGGAACCTGGAAAAACTTGATTGATCATAAAGAATACTCTGGTGGGCAGACCATGAACTGTCAGGCTCCCCTGGAGGCAATTCCAGTGTTTCAAAGAATGAATTAG
- a CDS encoding ABC transporter ATP-binding protein → MDYIIEMLHITKEFPGIIANDDITLQLKKGEIHALLGENGAGKSTLMSVLFGLYQPEKGVIKVRGKEEKITGPLDANTLGIGMVHQHFKLVENFTVLQNIVLGMETTKRGFLKMDDARKKVMELSEKYKLFVNPDALISDITVGMQQRVEILKMLYRDNEIMIFDEPTAVLTPQEIDELMQIMRDLVKEGKSILFITHKLNEIKAVADRCSVLRRGKYIGTVDVADTTAEEMSEMMVGRKVNLTVDKKQAAPGEVVLEIKNLSVEAKREGQKKKLVHDVNFQVKRGEIVCIAGIDGNGQTELIHAITGISDMSSGTVSINGEDMTKKSIRYKNTHGLSHIPEDRHKHGLVLEYNLAYNMILQQYFESGFQSGTFLKNDKIYEYAEKLIGDYDIRSSEGPFTITRSMSGGNQQKAIVAREISKSPDILLAVQPTRGLDVGAIEYIHNQLIKQRDAGAAILLVSLELDEVMNLSDRILVMFEGEIVADLDPKNVTVQELGLYMAGAKKEGERS, encoded by the coding sequence ATGGACTATATTATTGAGATGCTTCACATCACAAAAGAATTTCCCGGTATCATCGCCAATGATGACATTACACTGCAGTTAAAGAAAGGCGAGATACACGCCCTGCTTGGTGAAAACGGCGCAGGGAAATCCACTCTTATGAGTGTTTTATTTGGTCTGTACCAGCCGGAAAAAGGTGTGATTAAGGTTCGCGGTAAGGAAGAAAAGATTACCGGACCACTGGATGCCAATACCCTGGGAATCGGTATGGTTCATCAGCATTTTAAGCTGGTGGAGAATTTTACCGTACTGCAGAACATTGTTCTTGGTATGGAAACAACGAAGCGGGGCTTTTTAAAAATGGACGACGCCCGCAAAAAAGTAATGGAATTAAGTGAAAAATACAAATTGTTCGTAAACCCGGATGCCCTCATATCGGATATTACGGTGGGCATGCAGCAAAGGGTCGAGATTCTTAAAATGCTTTACCGTGATAACGAAATAATGATTTTTGACGAACCCACAGCGGTTTTGACCCCTCAGGAGATCGATGAACTGATGCAGATCATGAGAGACCTGGTAAAAGAAGGTAAATCCATACTGTTCATCACTCACAAGCTCAATGAAATCAAGGCGGTTGCAGACCGTTGCAGTGTACTGCGCCGCGGTAAATATATTGGAACTGTAGACGTAGCAGATACCACAGCAGAGGAAATGTCTGAGATGATGGTAGGCCGTAAGGTAAATCTGACGGTTGATAAAAAGCAGGCAGCTCCCGGTGAAGTGGTACTGGAAATCAAAAACCTTTCTGTAGAAGCCAAACGGGAAGGACAGAAAAAGAAGCTGGTCCATGACGTTAATTTCCAGGTAAAAAGAGGCGAAATCGTCTGCATCGCAGGAATCGACGGAAACGGCCAGACAGAGCTTATACATGCGATCACCGGTATCTCTGATATGAGTTCCGGTACCGTTTCTATTAACGGGGAAGACATGACAAAAAAAAGCATCCGCTATAAAAATACCCATGGCTTGTCCCACATACCGGAAGACCGTCATAAACATGGCCTCGTTCTGGAATATAACCTGGCTTACAACATGATTTTACAGCAATATTTTGAATCCGGTTTCCAAAGCGGTACATTTTTAAAGAATGATAAGATTTATGAATATGCGGAAAAGCTAATTGGGGATTACGATATCAGAAGCAGCGAAGGCCCATTTACCATCACCCGCAGCATGTCAGGCGGCAACCAGCAAAAAGCAATTGTTGCCAGAGAAATTTCCAAATCCCCTGACATCCTTTTGGCAGTTCAGCCTACCAGAGGTCTTGATGTAGGTGCCATAGAGTACATCCACAATCAGCTAATCAAACAGAGAGATGCTGGCGCAGCTATCCTATTGGTTTCTCTGGAATTAGATGAAGTTATGAATTTAAGCGACCGTATTTTAGTCATGTTTGAAGGCGAGATTGTCGCTGACTTAGATCCTAAGAATGTTACGGTTCAGGAACTGGGTCTTTACATGGCAGGCGCAAAGAAAGAAGGTGAGCGGTCATGA
- the ppdK gene encoding pyruvate, phosphate dikinase, producing the protein MAKKWVYLFTEGNAEMKNLLGGKGANLAEMTNLGLPVPQGFTITTEACTQYYEDGEKINDEIMGQIMEYIVKMEEIAGKKFGDKENPLLVSVRSGARASMPGMMDTILNLGLNEEVVEVLAAKSSNPRWAWDCYRRFIQMFSDVVMEVGKKYFEELIDKVKKEKGITEDVDLTAEDLKRLAYLFRDEYKAKIGEDFPDDPKTQLMEAVKAVFRSWDNPRANIYRRDNDIPYSWGTAVNVQMMVFGNMGETSGTGVAFTRNPATGEKHLMGEFLMNAQGEDVVAGVRTPRKIDQLKDELPEAYDKFVEICNKLEDHYRDMQDMEFTIEDKKLYMLQTRNGKRTAKAALTIACDLVDEGMISEEKAVKMIDPRNLDTLLHPQFDSEALKSTEPIGKALAASPGAACGKIVFTADDAKEWKEKGEKVILVRLETSPEDIEGMKAAQGILTVRGGMTSHAAVVARGMGTCCVSGCSEIAMDEENKKFTLAGKEFHEGDWLSIDGSTGKIYDGIIPTMDAAIVGEFGRIMAWADKYRKLKVRTNADTPSDARKARELGAEGIGLCRTEHMFFEGDRIDAFREMICSDTVEEREAALEKILPVQQGDFEALYEALEGNPVTIRFLDPPLHEFVPTDEDDIKKLADAQGKTVAQIKNIINSLHEFNPMMGHRGCRLTVTYPEIARMQTKAVIRAAINVQKSHPDWNVCPEIMIPLICDEKELKFVKNIVVETADAEIAAAGSSLKYEVGTMIEIPRAALMADDIAKDAEFFCFGTNDLTQMTYGFSRDDAGKFLNAYYNTKIFENDPFAKLDQIGVGKLMETAVKLGKSVRPDMHVGICGEHGGDPSSVEFCHKIGLDYVSCSPFRVPIARLAAAQAALNN; encoded by the coding sequence ATGGCAAAAAAATGGGTTTATCTGTTTACCGAGGGCAATGCTGAGATGAAGAATCTCTTAGGGGGCAAGGGGGCCAATCTGGCAGAGATGACGAATCTGGGTCTTCCAGTACCTCAGGGGTTTACCATTACAACAGAAGCCTGTACCCAGTATTATGAAGACGGCGAAAAAATCAATGATGAGATCATGGGTCAAATCATGGAATACATCGTTAAGATGGAGGAGATTGCAGGGAAAAAATTTGGTGACAAAGAAAATCCTCTCCTGGTTTCTGTTCGTTCCGGTGCAAGAGCGTCCATGCCGGGAATGATGGACACCATCTTAAATCTAGGCTTAAATGAAGAGGTAGTTGAGGTTCTGGCTGCAAAATCATCAAATCCAAGATGGGCCTGGGACTGCTACCGTAGATTTATCCAGATGTTTTCTGACGTTGTTATGGAAGTCGGAAAGAAATATTTTGAAGAATTAATCGACAAGGTGAAAAAGGAAAAAGGAATCACAGAAGACGTTGATTTAACGGCTGAGGACTTAAAGAGACTGGCTTACTTATTCCGTGATGAGTACAAAGCAAAAATCGGTGAGGATTTCCCCGATGATCCAAAAACTCAGCTTATGGAAGCAGTAAAAGCAGTATTCCGTTCCTGGGATAATCCGCGGGCCAACATTTACAGGCGCGACAATGATATTCCATATTCATGGGGAACTGCAGTCAATGTTCAGATGATGGTATTTGGAAATATGGGCGAGACATCAGGAACTGGTGTTGCATTTACCCGTAACCCGGCGACCGGAGAAAAGCACCTTATGGGTGAGTTCTTAATGAATGCTCAGGGTGAGGACGTAGTTGCAGGTGTCCGTACTCCAAGAAAGATCGATCAGTTGAAAGATGAATTGCCGGAAGCTTACGACAAATTCGTAGAAATCTGTAACAAGCTGGAAGACCATTACCGCGACATGCAGGACATGGAATTCACCATTGAAGATAAGAAATTATATATGCTTCAGACCAGAAACGGAAAGCGGACCGCTAAGGCTGCTTTAACCATTGCCTGTGATCTGGTTGATGAAGGAATGATTTCAGAGGAAAAGGCAGTCAAGATGATTGACCCAAGAAACTTAGATACCCTTCTCCACCCACAATTTGACAGCGAGGCATTAAAGAGTACAGAGCCAATCGGGAAAGCTCTTGCAGCATCTCCCGGAGCCGCTTGCGGTAAGATTGTATTCACTGCCGATGATGCAAAGGAATGGAAAGAAAAAGGTGAGAAGGTTATTTTGGTGCGTCTTGAGACATCACCAGAAGATATCGAAGGCATGAAGGCAGCTCAGGGTATCTTAACGGTACGAGGCGGTATGACCTCTCATGCAGCCGTTGTTGCCCGTGGAATGGGAACCTGCTGTGTTTCCGGCTGTTCTGAAATCGCTATGGACGAAGAAAATAAGAAATTTACACTGGCAGGCAAAGAGTTCCATGAAGGCGACTGGTTATCCATTGACGGATCTACCGGTAAGATCTATGACGGAATCATTCCAACCATGGATGCAGCCATTGTAGGTGAGTTCGGAAGAATCATGGCATGGGCCGACAAATATAGAAAATTGAAAGTAAGAACCAATGCAGATACTCCATCTGATGCCAGAAAGGCAAGAGAGCTTGGAGCAGAGGGCATCGGTCTTTGCAGAACCGAGCACATGTTCTTTGAAGGTGACAGAATTGATGCATTCCGTGAGATGATCTGTTCTGATACCGTAGAGGAAAGAGAAGCAGCACTTGAAAAAATCCTTCCGGTTCAGCAGGGAGATTTTGAAGCACTGTATGAGGCATTGGAAGGAAACCCTGTTACCATTCGTTTCCTGGATCCACCTCTTCATGAGTTCGTTCCAACGGATGAAGATGATATTAAAAAGCTTGCCGATGCTCAGGGTAAAACCGTGGCACAGATTAAGAATATTATCAATTCCCTCCATGAGTTCAACCCAATGATGGGACACAGAGGCTGCCGTTTGACCGTTACATATCCTGAAATCGCAAGAATGCAGACAAAAGCAGTCATCCGTGCTGCCATCAATGTTCAGAAGTCTCATCCAGACTGGAACGTTTGCCCTGAAATTATGATTCCACTTATCTGTGATGAAAAAGAGCTTAAGTTTGTTAAGAACATTGTTGTGGAAACAGCGGATGCAGAGATTGCAGCAGCAGGAAGCAGCTTAAAATATGAAGTAGGTACTATGATCGAGATTCCAAGAGCTGCTCTTATGGCAGATGACATTGCAAAGGATGCAGAGTTCTTCTGCTTTGGAACTAACGATTTAACTCAGATGACCTATGGCTTCTCCAGAGATGATGCCGGCAAATTCTTAAATGCTTATTATAACACAAAGATTTTTGAGAATGACCCATTTGCAAAACTGGATCAGATTGGTGTAGGTAAGCTGATGGAGACTGCTGTAAAGCTAGGTAAATCAGTACGTCCTGATATGCATGTAGGTATCTGCGGCGAGCACGGTGGAGATCCTTCCTCTGTGGAGTTCTGCCATAAGATTGGTCTGGATTACGTTTCCTGTTCTCCATTCCGTGTACCTATTGCCAGACTGGCAGCAGCACAGGCAGCATTGAATAATTAA
- a CDS encoding sigma-70 family RNA polymerase sigma factor — translation MGDSIQKLIKEYKDGNKEKFLLIADKMEPLISKYVRLLYKDEKEDMHSEFVLCLLEAVNSMGYYQEEGQCIYFLSRALKNRFLELYKKSKLHFDREMVMEDDFFTNMDMDQSEFEDCVFLEDLKGLMGKQEGKQYHILCDIVFRDESDAVIAEKNLVSRQYVHRVRKNFYNLLKEKYFK, via the coding sequence ATGGGAGATAGTATTCAAAAACTAATAAAGGAATATAAAGATGGGAACAAAGAGAAATTCTTACTGATTGCAGATAAAATGGAACCGCTTATAAGCAAATATGTTCGTCTTTTGTATAAGGACGAAAAAGAGGACATGCATTCAGAATTCGTACTTTGTCTTTTGGAGGCAGTTAATTCCATGGGGTATTATCAGGAAGAGGGGCAATGTATTTACTTTCTAAGCAGAGCATTGAAGAACAGATTTTTAGAATTGTACAAAAAGAGTAAGCTGCATTTTGACAGAGAGATGGTAATGGAGGATGATTTCTTTACAAACATGGATATGGATCAATCGGAATTTGAAGATTGTGTCTTTCTGGAGGATTTAAAAGGATTGATGGGGAAGCAGGAGGGAAAACAGTACCATATTCTTTGCGACATTGTTTTCAGGGACGAGTCCGATGCTGTCATTGCAGAAAAGAATCTGGTGTCCCGTCAATACGTTCACCGGGTCAGAAAAAATTTTTATAACCTGTTAAAAGAGAAATATTTTAAGTAG